A window from Halomicrobium urmianum encodes these proteins:
- a CDS encoding HpcH/HpaI aldolase family protein, producing MADSQRTNDLRETLEAGDVALGVLDNTYSPSLVEMYGDLGADFVWIDLEHGGPSPWDAPAMENLLRAAEVTGTELLVRLPEPDQGLVRKALDAGVRTAFISQVQGPEDVREAIEASQFTYAEDEPGRRGMAAPRARRWGMAEDYPETEDEEVMIGVTIENESALDSIDEILAVPELGFVFLGPLDLSVSLGHPGEVDHPEVQEAIEKIREQALDAGVPVGGLGFGPDDVSAKADAGYQMINMGSTTGALQGAVEEWLDEIET from the coding sequence ATGGCAGACAGCCAGCGAACCAACGACCTCCGCGAGACGCTCGAAGCCGGCGACGTGGCGCTGGGCGTACTGGACAACACCTACAGCCCGTCCCTGGTCGAGATGTACGGCGACCTCGGGGCGGACTTCGTGTGGATCGATCTGGAACACGGCGGGCCGAGCCCCTGGGACGCGCCGGCGATGGAGAACCTCCTGCGGGCGGCGGAGGTGACCGGGACCGAACTGCTCGTCCGCCTGCCCGAGCCGGATCAGGGCCTCGTCCGGAAGGCGCTGGACGCGGGCGTGCGGACGGCGTTCATCTCGCAGGTCCAGGGTCCGGAGGACGTCCGGGAGGCGATCGAGGCCAGCCAGTTCACCTACGCTGAGGACGAGCCGGGGCGGCGCGGCATGGCGGCCCCGCGCGCCCGTCGTTGGGGCATGGCCGAGGACTACCCCGAGACCGAGGACGAGGAGGTCATGATCGGCGTCACCATCGAGAACGAGTCGGCGCTGGACTCGATCGACGAGATCTTGGCGGTGCCGGAACTGGGATTCGTCTTCCTCGGGCCGCTCGACCTGTCGGTGTCGCTGGGCCACCCCGGCGAGGTGGACCACCCTGAAGTGCAGGAGGCGATCGAGAAGATCAGGGAGCAGGCGCTGGACGCCGGCGTCCCCGTCGGGGGCCTGGGCTTCGGACCCGACGACGTCAGCGCGAAGGCCGACGCGGGCTACCAGATGATCAACATGGGCAGCACGACGGGAGCGCTCCAGGGGGCAGTCGAGGAGTGGCTCGACGAAATCGAGACGTAG
- a CDS encoding ParA family protein, protein MTETLAFVGVAGGAGTTRTAVEVAATLARDGRSVAVVDGAPETQGLARYVDGRIDPDATAALVDEAGFEDALVEAWADLDGRAALWPTHAPFERLARAQTPDAARCLDRCVRRAEEQFDHVLLDVPPLASNVAVAAATTADRRALVAPAARRGNDHLPRMRGRLVDVGAGADDVVATRVDGSHPLSEADHEIPAGDPDAVVPTCVEPDTDLAPAVADATEALLETSLDLEFPSEGLLG, encoded by the coding sequence ATGACGGAGACGCTCGCGTTCGTCGGCGTCGCGGGTGGCGCGGGGACGACGAGGACGGCAGTCGAGGTGGCGGCGACGCTGGCCCGGGACGGCCGGTCGGTCGCCGTGGTCGACGGGGCACCAGAAACGCAGGGCCTGGCGCGATACGTCGACGGCCGGATCGACCCGGACGCGACGGCCGCCCTCGTGGACGAGGCGGGCTTCGAGGACGCTCTCGTCGAGGCGTGGGCTGATCTCGACGGCCGCGCGGCGCTGTGGCCGACCCACGCTCCCTTCGAACGGCTGGCCCGCGCCCAGACGCCCGACGCCGCCAGGTGCCTCGATCGGTGCGTCCGCCGGGCCGAGGAACAGTTCGACCACGTGCTGCTTGATGTGCCGCCGCTGGCGTCGAACGTGGCCGTCGCCGCGGCGACGACCGCCGATCGCCGGGCGCTCGTGGCGCCGGCGGCCCGCCGCGGGAACGACCACCTCCCGCGGATGCGCGGCCGCCTGGTCGACGTCGGCGCCGGCGCCGACGACGTGGTGGCCACTCGCGTCGACGGCTCCCACCCGCTGAGCGAGGCCGACCACGAGATTCCCGCGGGCGACCCCGACGCGGTCGTCCCGACCTGCGTCGAACCCGACACCGATCTGGCGCCGGCCGTGGCGGACGCGACGGAGGCGCTGCTGGAGACGTCGCTGGACCTGGAGTTCCCGTCGGAAGGGCTACTGGGATAG
- a CDS encoding uracil-DNA glycosylase, which produces MPEFPNADDRNALAADCRRCPELCDAREAISWGNGPLDADLVVVGEAPAAGDPGADQWQGGNLTGMAYTSRRSGRKIRDLLADAGFGRDDCYFTNAVKCHPPENRDPTAAELDSCRAYLLAEIETVDPLAVVTTGKHATRSVLSHEGIELDGFLDGVLDPKRCPSLGTTVVPLLHPSYQEVWISRLGYDRDEYVAEIEATVTGL; this is translated from the coding sequence GTGCCCGAGTTCCCGAACGCCGACGACCGAAATGCCCTCGCCGCGGACTGCCGGCGCTGCCCGGAACTCTGTGACGCCCGCGAGGCGATCTCGTGGGGCAACGGTCCCCTCGACGCCGACCTCGTCGTGGTCGGCGAGGCCCCGGCGGCGGGCGACCCCGGCGCCGATCAGTGGCAGGGCGGGAACCTGACCGGCATGGCCTACACCTCGCGCCGCTCCGGCCGGAAGATCCGCGACCTGCTGGCCGACGCCGGGTTCGGCCGCGACGACTGCTACTTCACCAACGCCGTCAAGTGCCACCCGCCGGAGAACCGCGACCCCACCGCGGCGGAACTGGACAGCTGCCGGGCGTACCTGCTGGCGGAGATCGAGACCGTCGATCCCCTGGCCGTCGTCACGACGGGGAAGCACGCTACGAGGAGCGTTCTCTCACACGAGGGCATCGAACTGGACGGCTTTCTCGACGGCGTTCTCGACCCGAAACGATGCCCTTCCCTGGGGACGACGGTCGTGCCGCTGTTGCACCCCTCCTATCAGGAGGTGTGGATCTCGCGGCTGGGCTACGACCGCGACGAGTACGTCGCGGAGATCGAAGCGACCGTGACGGGCCTCTGA
- a CDS encoding DUF4349 domain-containing protein → MDGRRIRLLGTVALIALVALAGCSGASNDVGAPPGGDAGGADGARPGGGSGGGAALGSFYAEDGQRVLIREADLRLRVDNFTRTFRRARAVALSHGGYVGERSMNARGDWQAGSLTVRVPAENFSAARDDLTALGHVENEDVSVRDFTQQHRDRESRIEQLEREERELQRLLNETSNVSEARQIRGDLAEIREQIRSLRSDQQSLERREALSTISLDMREPVSERPPENYRSAFGFEDAFLKAFYGGLTAAKYVIVFFGYAIPIGLALLPLGAFGIGLVLGWRRIRAVVERLLARDGAGASIGNPQVRDAPVTDADREAAGPTGADDPDGEDCSGN, encoded by the coding sequence ATGGACGGGCGACGAATCCGGTTGCTCGGGACCGTGGCACTGATCGCACTCGTGGCGCTGGCCGGGTGTTCGGGCGCGTCGAACGACGTCGGGGCGCCGCCCGGAGGCGACGCCGGCGGTGCGGACGGCGCTCGGCCCGGCGGCGGCAGCGGCGGCGGGGCCGCCCTCGGAAGCTTCTACGCCGAGGACGGCCAGCGCGTGCTGATCCGCGAGGCGGACCTGCGACTGCGCGTGGACAACTTCACCCGCACGTTCCGGCGGGCCCGCGCCGTCGCCCTCAGCCACGGCGGCTACGTCGGCGAGCGATCGATGAACGCTCGCGGCGACTGGCAGGCGGGGTCACTGACGGTCCGGGTGCCCGCGGAGAACTTCTCGGCCGCGCGGGACGACCTGACCGCGCTGGGCCACGTCGAGAACGAAGACGTCAGCGTCCGGGACTTCACGCAGCAGCACCGGGACCGCGAGTCCCGCATCGAACAGCTCGAACGGGAGGAGCGAGAGCTCCAGCGCCTCCTGAACGAGACGAGCAACGTCAGCGAGGCCCGGCAGATCCGTGGGGATCTGGCCGAGATCCGCGAGCAGATCCGAAGCCTCCGGAGCGACCAGCAGTCGCTGGAGCGCCGGGAGGCGCTGTCGACGATCAGTCTCGACATGCGCGAGCCGGTGAGCGAGCGGCCGCCCGAGAACTACCGGTCGGCCTTCGGCTTCGAGGACGCCTTCCTGAAGGCGTTCTACGGCGGCCTGACGGCGGCCAAGTACGTCATCGTCTTCTTCGGCTACGCCATCCCCATCGGGCTGGCCCTGCTGCCGCTGGGTGCGTTCGGGATCGGCCTCGTGCTGGGCTGGCGGCGGATCAGGGCGGTCGTGGAACGACTCCTGGCGCGCGACGGAGCGGGCGCGAGCATCGGCAACCCGCAGGTCAGGGACGCGCCCGTGACGGACGCCGACCGGGAGGCCGCCGGACCGACGGGGGCCGACGACCCGGACGGGGAGGACTGTAGTGGAAATTGA
- a CDS encoding DUF4177 domain-containing protein: MPSYEYRTVEVDSQVMVAGLGGDVSPPIEQLNELGAEGWNVAAPITDKTGETASLLLQREV; this comes from the coding sequence ATGCCCTCCTACGAATATCGGACGGTCGAGGTCGACAGTCAGGTCATGGTGGCCGGACTCGGCGGCGACGTCAGTCCACCGATCGAACAGTTAAACGAACTGGGTGCAGAGGGCTGGAACGTCGCGGCCCCCATCACCGACAAGACCGGGGAAACGGCCAGTCTCCTGTTGCAGCGCGAGGTGTAG
- a CDS encoding HVO_0234 family beta-propeller protein, whose translation MPSDEDIALSEKRMYGDRREETRAYVAGRMGVTYVAVSDDQIGRFGLEEQCTARDVAGADGRLVVATDEDILVGGEEGLEPTGFGPAVAVGADPLLAADEDGRVARSTDGEWETAGTVDEVRSIDGGLVAAADGVYRVDPDGLTPLGRRDARDVAAEGPFAATGAGLFRGTEDGWDLEEGGDATVVAAETGGGRAHAVVGGDLLERPDGGERSDGSRSSSEQRSDGGEWWLADAPREGVVDVAYDEATFAVTGDGAVLVDPVTAKDGEPEWRTRSLGLTDVVGIAVP comes from the coding sequence ATGCCGAGCGACGAGGACATCGCGCTGTCGGAGAAGCGGATGTACGGTGACCGCCGCGAAGAGACCCGCGCCTACGTCGCCGGGCGGATGGGCGTGACCTACGTCGCCGTCTCGGACGACCAGATCGGCCGCTTCGGCCTGGAGGAGCAGTGCACGGCCCGCGACGTAGCGGGCGCGGACGGCCGCCTCGTCGTCGCGACCGACGAGGACATCCTAGTCGGCGGCGAGGAGGGCCTCGAACCCACGGGCTTCGGCCCCGCCGTCGCCGTCGGCGCCGACCCGCTACTGGCCGCCGACGAGGACGGTCGCGTCGCCCGCTCGACCGACGGCGAGTGGGAGACCGCGGGGACCGTCGACGAGGTACGCTCGATCGACGGCGGTCTCGTGGCCGCGGCCGACGGCGTCTACCGCGTCGATCCGGACGGCCTGACTCCGCTCGGACGGCGGGACGCCCGTGACGTCGCGGCCGAAGGCCCCTTCGCCGCGACCGGTGCGGGCCTGTTCCGGGGGACAGAAGACGGCTGGGACCTGGAAGAGGGCGGCGACGCGACGGTCGTCGCCGCGGAGACCGGTGGGGGACGCGCCCACGCCGTCGTCGGCGGCGACCTGCTGGAACGGCCCGACGGCGGTGAGCGATCCGACGGATCGCGGTCCTCGTCAGAGCAGCGCTCGGACGGCGGTGAGTGGTGGCTCGCCGACGCGCCTCGCGAGGGCGTCGTCGACGTCGCCTACGACGAGGCCACGTTCGCAGTCACGGGCGACGGAGCGGTCCTCGTCGACCCCGTCACTGCCAAGGACGGCGAGCCCGAGTGGCGGACCCGCTCGCTCGGCCTGACCGACGTGGTCGGAATCGCCGTTCCCTGA
- a CDS encoding HIT family protein, whose product MSEDCIFCQIVAGEIPGRTVYEDDDVLAFLDANPLAEGHTLVVPKEHHERLNDVPADEAESLYSTLHEIVPAVEAAVDAPATTVAFNNGEEAGQEVPHVHGHVVPRFEGDGGGPIHGIFGSRPELSDDELDEIEAAIDERV is encoded by the coding sequence ATGAGCGAGGACTGCATCTTCTGTCAGATCGTCGCGGGAGAGATCCCCGGTCGCACCGTCTACGAAGACGACGACGTGCTGGCGTTCCTGGACGCGAACCCGCTCGCGGAGGGGCACACGCTGGTCGTCCCCAAGGAGCACCACGAGCGGCTCAACGACGTGCCCGCCGACGAGGCCGAGTCGCTGTATTCGACGCTGCACGAAATCGTCCCCGCCGTCGAGGCGGCCGTCGACGCGCCGGCGACGACGGTCGCGTTCAACAACGGCGAGGAGGCCGGCCAGGAGGTCCCGCACGTCCACGGCCACGTCGTCCCGCGGTTCGAGGGCGACGGTGGCGGCCCGATCCACGGCATCTTCGGCTCGCGGCCCGAGCTCTCCGACGACGAACTGGACGAGATCGAGGCGGCCATCGACGAGCGGGTCTGA
- a CDS encoding DUF7537 family lipoprotein: MRWRATLVALAVLLAGCGAVFGPAESRTTETVTPAPVPEPEARHPESAVAPGLSGQSVADADRLAQTHLDAVENRSYTWTQRRIVAWPAQNRSLVDLSHLLVESERRYRYETRSQWSRVDAAEYADGRYRYSRARGAGGVRYQRGSVTNATDRFGGGAAASIRRYLAVENATVTAVRAGGERRYRVVGRADSIPTLGTVENYTVRAVVSSDGFVQTLHAAYTTADGDDRQRVSYRFRYTNVGTTTVSPPAWVDREWAGVTPADNQVRAVRPPRARR, from the coding sequence ATGAGATGGCGTGCCACACTCGTCGCGCTGGCCGTGCTCCTGGCCGGCTGTGGCGCGGTCTTCGGGCCGGCCGAATCCCGGACCACCGAGACGGTGACGCCGGCGCCCGTGCCCGAACCGGAGGCTCGCCACCCGGAGAGCGCCGTCGCGCCCGGACTGTCCGGTCAGTCGGTCGCCGACGCCGATCGGCTGGCGCAGACGCACCTCGACGCCGTCGAGAACCGGTCGTACACGTGGACCCAGCGGCGGATCGTCGCCTGGCCCGCACAGAACCGCTCACTCGTCGATCTGAGCCACCTGCTGGTCGAGAGTGAACGGCGCTATCGATACGAGACGCGTTCGCAGTGGTCGCGGGTCGACGCCGCCGAGTACGCCGACGGGCGATACCGGTACAGTCGCGCGAGAGGGGCCGGCGGCGTCCGGTACCAGCGGGGGTCAGTCACGAACGCGACTGACCGGTTCGGCGGGGGTGCCGCGGCGTCGATCCGGCGATACCTCGCGGTCGAGAACGCGACCGTGACGGCCGTGCGCGCCGGCGGCGAGAGACGCTATCGGGTGGTCGGACGCGCGGATTCGATCCCGACGCTCGGAACGGTCGAGAACTACACCGTCCGCGCGGTCGTCTCGTCCGACGGGTTCGTCCAGACGCTGCACGCTGCGTACACCACCGCCGACGGCGACGACCGCCAGCGCGTCAGCTACCGCTTTCGCTACACGAACGTGGGGACCACGACCGTCTCGCCGCCGGCGTGGGTCGACCGCGAGTGGGCGGGGGTCACGCCGGCCGACAATCAGGTCAGAGCCGTTCGGCCACCGCGGGCGCGGCGCTGA
- the prs gene encoding ribose-phosphate diphosphokinase — protein MILPGSASQSFAAALAAATGHELGRVEYERFPDGEQMARVPADLDRAVVVASTVSDAAHVELLQLQDAAREAGADEVVTVIPYMGYARQDRAFKDGQPVSSRAVARAISTGTDRVLTVTPHEEAVCDFFDVPAEPVEAAARLAEPLPADLADPLFLSPDDGAIDIAESVRDAYGDGETDYFEKDRDYDTGEVSVTPSDAAVDGRDVVVTDDIIATGSTMSEAVGVLNDRDAARVYVSCVHPMLAENALTKLNAAGVERVYGTDTIERAVSDVSAAPAVAERL, from the coding sequence ATGATCCTCCCGGGCTCGGCATCGCAGTCGTTCGCGGCGGCGCTGGCGGCGGCGACCGGCCACGAACTCGGACGCGTCGAGTACGAGCGGTTCCCCGACGGCGAGCAGATGGCGCGCGTGCCCGCCGACCTCGACCGGGCCGTCGTCGTCGCGTCGACCGTCTCCGACGCGGCCCACGTCGAACTGCTCCAGCTACAGGACGCGGCCCGGGAGGCCGGGGCCGACGAGGTCGTCACCGTGATTCCCTACATGGGCTACGCCCGCCAGGACCGGGCCTTCAAGGATGGACAGCCGGTCTCCTCCCGGGCGGTGGCCCGGGCGATCTCGACGGGCACCGACCGCGTGCTGACGGTCACGCCCCACGAGGAGGCCGTCTGCGACTTCTTCGACGTGCCCGCGGAGCCCGTCGAGGCCGCCGCGCGCCTGGCCGAGCCTCTGCCCGCCGACCTCGCGGACCCCCTGTTCCTCTCGCCCGACGACGGGGCCATCGACATCGCCGAGTCGGTCCGGGACGCCTACGGCGACGGCGAGACCGACTACTTCGAGAAGGACCGGGACTACGACACGGGCGAGGTGTCCGTCACGCCCAGCGACGCCGCGGTCGATGGCCGGGACGTGGTCGTCACCGACGACATCATCGCCACGGGCTCGACCATGAGCGAGGCCGTCGGCGTGCTGAACGACCGCGACGCCGCGCGCGTGTACGTCTCCTGCGTCCACCCGATGCTGGCCGAGAACGCGCTGACGAAGCTCAACGCCGCCGGCGTCGAGCGGGTCTACGGCACCGACACCATCGAGCGGGCCGTCAGCGACGTCAGCGCCGCGCCCGCGGTGGCCGAACGGCTCTGA
- the ileS gene encoding isoleucine--tRNA ligase, with the protein MDRFAEVDDQYDPEAVEERVFEYWDEVDAYEKAKEHRADAEPYFFVDGPPYTSGSAHMGHAWNKSLKDVYIRYKRMQGYDVTDRPGYDMHGLPIETKVEEEKDFRNKKDIEEFGVENFIDACREFAEDSLQSLQNDFIDFGVWMDWDDPYKTVTPEYMEAAWWGFAQAHERDLVEQGMRSITQCPRCETAIANNEVEYEDVEDPSIYVKFPLEGREGNLVIWTTTPWTIPANTFVAVDEDLDYVGVDAEKDGETERLYVAEAVVEDVLKKGRYDDYEVVEEFSGEDLVGWEYEHPLREEVPDAPDFEGALQVYTADYVEADRTGLVHSAPGHGEEDFERGRELGLDIFCPVGGDGVYDERAGEYAGQYVKDADDQVVADLEEKGLMLSAGTTTHSYGHCWRCDTGIVQIVTDQWFITITDVKEDLLDNIDDAEWYPHDARENRFRNFVEDAPDWNVSRQRYWGTPVPIWLPSEDADGNPVEWSGDMDDAVVIGDREELAERADQDLDSSTVDLHKDTVDDVTITEDGITYERVPDVFDVWLDSSVATWGTLDYPENEADFEELWPADLIMEAHDQTRGWFWSQLGMGTAAVGESPYKRVLMHGHALMPDGRAMSKSKDIRVDPGEVIDDYGADPMRAFLLSLTARGEDMQFSYDETEEMQRRLNILWNVFRFPLPYMRMDGFDPGATTVGDVDLELEDRWVLSRLQTVEAAATEAMEEFRQDRAVDAVLEFVVEDVSRYYVQLVRERMWEEEDSESKRAAYATLYRVLREVVALLAPFTPFVTEQIYQHLTGDAEHDTVHMCDWPTADEDLRVPELEDGIGVVRAVEEAGSNARQQAERKLRWPVQRVVVDADSADVAEAVEAYEDLVADRLNSRTVEVVGPDEAWGELAYSAEADMSVLGPEFGDDAGRVMQALNDARVDEPSLDALADAVADDLGEDSAEQRSADEASGQSPRAVDLTDEMVTFRRETPEGVASTEFEALDGGGVVYVDTDLTEAIEAEGYAREVIRRVQEMRKDLELDIEERIRLDLEVNDDRVAGLVREHEELISEEVRASELADVSDGHEKTWDVEGVEMTIAIEPMAAAEASD; encoded by the coding sequence ATGGATCGATTCGCCGAGGTCGACGACCAGTACGACCCGGAGGCCGTCGAGGAGCGGGTCTTCGAGTACTGGGACGAGGTCGACGCCTACGAGAAGGCCAAGGAGCACCGGGCCGACGCGGAGCCCTACTTCTTCGTCGACGGGCCGCCGTACACGTCCGGATCGGCCCACATGGGCCACGCCTGGAACAAGAGCCTGAAGGACGTCTACATCCGTTACAAGCGGATGCAGGGGTACGACGTCACCGACCGGCCGGGCTACGACATGCACGGCCTGCCGATCGAGACGAAGGTCGAGGAGGAGAAGGACTTCCGGAACAAGAAGGACATCGAGGAGTTCGGCGTCGAGAACTTCATCGACGCCTGCCGCGAGTTCGCGGAGGACAGCCTCCAGAGCCTCCAGAACGACTTCATCGACTTCGGCGTCTGGATGGACTGGGACGACCCCTACAAGACGGTCACTCCCGAGTACATGGAGGCGGCCTGGTGGGGGTTCGCGCAGGCCCACGAGCGCGACCTCGTCGAGCAGGGCATGCGCTCGATCACTCAGTGTCCCCGCTGCGAGACCGCCATCGCCAACAACGAGGTCGAGTACGAGGACGTCGAGGACCCCTCTATCTACGTCAAGTTCCCCCTGGAGGGCCGCGAGGGCAACCTCGTCATCTGGACCACGACGCCCTGGACCATCCCCGCCAACACCTTCGTCGCCGTCGACGAAGACCTCGACTACGTCGGGGTGGACGCGGAGAAAGACGGCGAGACCGAGCGCCTCTACGTCGCCGAAGCGGTCGTCGAGGACGTCCTCAAGAAGGGCCGCTACGACGACTACGAGGTCGTCGAGGAGTTCTCCGGCGAGGACCTGGTCGGCTGGGAGTACGAGCACCCGCTCCGCGAGGAGGTGCCCGACGCGCCGGATTTCGAGGGCGCGCTGCAGGTCTACACCGCCGACTACGTCGAGGCGGACCGCACGGGCCTGGTCCACTCCGCGCCGGGCCACGGTGAAGAGGACTTCGAGCGCGGCCGCGAACTCGGGCTGGACATCTTCTGTCCCGTCGGGGGCGACGGCGTCTACGACGAGCGCGCCGGGGAGTACGCGGGCCAGTACGTCAAGGACGCCGACGACCAGGTCGTCGCCGACCTGGAGGAGAAGGGCCTGATGCTCTCCGCGGGAACGACTACCCACAGCTACGGCCACTGCTGGCGCTGTGACACCGGCATCGTCCAGATCGTCACCGACCAGTGGTTCATCACGATCACCGACGTCAAAGAGGACCTGCTCGACAACATCGACGACGCGGAGTGGTACCCCCACGACGCCCGGGAGAACCGCTTCCGGAACTTCGTCGAGGACGCCCCCGACTGGAACGTCTCCCGCCAGCGATACTGGGGGACGCCCGTCCCCATCTGGCTCCCCAGCGAGGACGCGGACGGGAACCCGGTCGAGTGGTCCGGCGACATGGACGACGCCGTCGTGATCGGCGACCGAGAGGAGCTCGCCGAGCGGGCCGATCAGGACCTCGACTCCAGTACTGTGGACCTCCACAAGGACACCGTCGACGACGTCACCATCACCGAGGACGGGATCACCTACGAGCGCGTCCCGGACGTCTTCGACGTCTGGCTGGACTCCTCGGTGGCGACGTGGGGCACCCTCGACTACCCCGAGAACGAGGCGGACTTCGAGGAGCTGTGGCCCGCCGACCTCATCATGGAGGCCCACGACCAGACCCGCGGGTGGTTCTGGTCGCAGCTGGGCATGGGCACCGCCGCCGTCGGCGAGTCGCCATACAAGCGCGTCCTCATGCACGGCCACGCGCTGATGCCCGACGGCCGCGCCATGTCCAAGTCGAAGGACATCCGCGTCGACCCCGGCGAGGTCATCGACGACTACGGCGCCGACCCGATGCGCGCGTTCCTGCTCTCCCTGACGGCGCGCGGCGAGGACATGCAGTTCTCCTACGACGAGACCGAGGAGATGCAGCGCCGCCTCAACATCCTCTGGAACGTCTTCCGCTTCCCGCTGCCGTACATGCGGATGGACGGCTTCGATCCCGGGGCGACGACGGTCGGCGACGTCGACCTCGAACTGGAGGACCGCTGGGTCCTCTCGCGGCTGCAAACGGTGGAGGCCGCGGCCACCGAGGCCATGGAGGAGTTCCGCCAGGACCGCGCCGTCGACGCGGTCCTGGAGTTCGTCGTCGAGGACGTCTCCCGCTACTACGTCCAGCTCGTCCGCGAGCGCATGTGGGAGGAGGAGGACAGCGAGTCCAAGCGGGCCGCCTACGCCACGCTCTACCGCGTGCTGCGGGAGGTCGTCGCGCTGCTGGCGCCCTTTACCCCCTTCGTCACCGAGCAGATCTACCAGCACCTCACCGGCGACGCCGAGCACGACACCGTCCACATGTGCGACTGGCCGACCGCCGACGAGGACCTCCGGGTCCCGGAACTGGAGGACGGCATCGGCGTCGTCCGCGCCGTCGAGGAGGCCGGCTCCAACGCCCGCCAGCAGGCCGAGCGCAAGCTCCGCTGGCCCGTCCAGCGGGTCGTCGTCGACGCGGACAGCGCCGACGTCGCCGAGGCCGTCGAGGCCTACGAGGACCTCGTCGCCGACCGACTCAACTCCCGGACGGTCGAGGTCGTCGGCCCCGACGAGGCCTGGGGCGAACTCGCCTACTCCGCCGAGGCCGACATGTCCGTCCTCGGCCCCGAGTTCGGCGACGACGCCGGCCGCGTCATGCAGGCGCTCAACGACGCCCGCGTCGACGAGCCGTCGCTCGACGCGCTGGCCGACGCCGTCGCGGACGACCTCGGCGAGGACAGCGCGGAGCAACGCTCCGCGGACGAAGCGAGCGGGCAGAGCCCGCGAGCAGTCGACCTGACCGACGAGATGGTCACCTTCCGCCGCGAGACGCCCGAGGGCGTCGCCAGCACCGAGTTCGAGGCGCTCGACGGCGGCGGCGTCGTCTACGTCGATACCGACCTCACCGAGGCCATCGAGGCCGAGGGCTACGCCCGCGAGGTGATCCGCCGCGTCCAGGAGATGCGGAAGGACCTCGAACTGGACATCGAGGAGCGGATCCGGCTGGATCTAGAGGTCAATGACGATCGAGTCGCTGGTCTCGTCAGGGAGCATGAAGAATTGATCAGCGAAGAGGTGAGGGCGAGCGAACTTGCAGATGTCTCTGACGGCCACGAGAAGACGTGGGATGTCGAGGGCGTCGAGATGACCATCGCGATCGAACCCATGGCGGCAGCGGAAGCGTCGGACTGA
- a CDS encoding cellulase family glycosylhydrolase, with protein sequence MVTTLDDTRYADVRGFNYQPGHAGHGVEIWGTDFNLNLMRKELWIGKQHFPGMNTIRLWLSHDAYLRYPDRVPERLEQVLDLGDVYDVDFVVTLFNGWHSYPDLGGLHPQSLREWRDGELYEEAFEPYLEDVVGEFADHDSVLLWDLCNEPTLSLQAQAAVSDLEADRSLVIYEFLERVYDQIQGYDPVAPTTVGTIHSLAALELFEPVADVLSTHPYYTWTRGRTPDEVRAFLDDAVAYANNVGKPLLGTETGWGAQDDEKRAETLRVELEALAERDVGFTAHLLHHTPVADGHRAECGPMFDAGYMAFVEPDGSLRAHHGVFNEF encoded by the coding sequence ATGGTTACCACGCTCGACGACACGCGCTACGCCGACGTCCGCGGCTTCAACTACCAGCCCGGTCACGCGGGTCACGGGGTCGAGATCTGGGGGACCGACTTCAACCTGAACCTGATGCGCAAGGAGCTGTGGATCGGGAAGCAACACTTCCCGGGGATGAACACGATCCGGCTCTGGCTGTCCCACGACGCCTACCTCCGATATCCGGACCGGGTCCCGGAGCGACTGGAGCAGGTCCTCGACCTGGGCGACGTCTACGACGTGGACTTCGTCGTCACGCTGTTCAACGGCTGGCACAGCTATCCCGACCTCGGCGGCCTCCACCCCCAGTCGCTCCGGGAGTGGCGCGACGGGGAGCTCTACGAGGAGGCGTTCGAGCCCTACCTCGAGGACGTCGTCGGCGAGTTCGCGGACCACGACAGCGTCCTGCTGTGGGACCTCTGCAACGAGCCGACGCTGAGCCTCCAGGCCCAGGCGGCTGTCTCCGACCTCGAGGCCGACCGATCGCTGGTGATCTACGAGTTCCTGGAGCGGGTCTACGACCAGATCCAGGGCTACGATCCGGTGGCGCCCACGACCGTCGGAACGATCCACAGTCTGGCCGCGCTGGAACTGTTCGAACCCGTCGCCGACGTGCTGTCGACCCACCCCTACTACACCTGGACTCGCGGCAGGACGCCCGACGAGGTCCGGGCGTTCCTCGACGACGCCGTCGCGTACGCGAACAACGTCGGCAAGCCCCTCCTGGGGACCGAGACCGGATGGGGCGCGCAGGACGACGAGAAGCGCGCCGAGACCCTCCGTGTCGAACTCGAGGCGCTGGCCGAGCGCGACGTGGGGTTCACCGCCCACCTCCTGCATCACACGCCCGTGGCGGACGGCCACCGCGCCGAGTGCGGCCCGATGTTCGACGCCGGGTACATGGCCTTCGTCGAGCCGGACGGATCGCTGCGGGCCCATCACGGTGTCTTCAACGAGTTCTGA